A segment of the Deltaproteobacteria bacterium genome:
GAATACCATTTTCTCTGGGTGCCTAAGTACAGATATCAAGTGTTAGTCGGAGAGGTCAAGCCTCGGCTCAAAGAAAATTTAGTGGAGTTATGCGAGTGGTTAGATGTGACGATCATAGAAGGAGCCATCGCCTCCGACCATGTCCACGTGTACCTGTCTGTTTCTCCGAAGTATTCTCCAGCGCATATGATGAAAACTCTGAAAGGTAAGAGTGCAGAATACTTGAGAAGGGATTTTCCAGAACTAAGTAAGAAATACTGGGGTATGCACCTGTGGGCACGAGGTTACTTTGTCACCACCGTAAGCATTGACCGTGAAATCATACGAAAATATGTCAAAGAACAACAAGATGGTCAAATAAGAGAAGACCAGCCTCGGCTATGGAAAGACAACAGCGAATGACATTGTCAGGAGTTGTTGTCTTCTTAAAGCCACCGACAAGGTCGGTGGTAATTTACTACAAGCGGGCTCACAGCTTCAGGTTCTGAAATACTCCGTTTACATTTTCCGGAGCTGGGGCAAGCTTCATTTTGAGCAGTCAGGATAAATGCTTACACTTCTTACTTTCTTATTATTATCTGTTGTTCTTTTTTTTATCATCCGAAAGCTCGTCCGTCAGCGCCTCATCATTCATCGACTGCGCGGAGAGCTAAAACGGCATGGTGTGCGTTTAAAGGAGGAAACAAGAAAGGAGAAGGGTGTTCTTGGTATGTTTAACTGGTTCAGAGGTTCAGAAAGGGATAAAAAATGAATAATGAAGGGAAACTGTGTCCACATAACTTTCCACTCTGGGTCGCTTTTCTGATGGGAATGGTGGTCATAATTATTGCTATTGTGGTCTTTGACTTGGTTTCTATAAGGGGCCGCATGGGGCTTGATGTCGCGAGATCAAGCTTTGATGTTACTTCAATCTACCAGGGGACAAGCAGCACTCAGGCCGGTCTTCAGCCTGCGAGCTACACCAAGGATGGCGAAGGAGAAACAGGGGCATGGCTGGGCATTGAACCGGCGGATGTCACCGAAGATATGGCCAAACAATTGGGACTCAATATTTCAGGTGGCGTACTCATCAGCAAGGTGATTGAAGGTTCACCAGCCGAAAAGGCAGGACTGCTGCAGGGAGATATTATTTATGAATTGGACCGTAGCGAGGTGGAAACTAGCGACGGACTTCGCCAACTGCTAAGCGAAAGCGAACCTGGTGAGAGGGTGCGGATCGTCCTGTTTCGCGACAGCAAACGCAAAGTGATTTATGCCAAATTAGGAGAACCCCCAGAAGGTTCGACATCATCTGTCAGGCAAATTGCCGGAGAAATCATTCCCAATGACCTGAAATGGGGTATCGTCGTCTCTGAGCTGACGGAATCGTTACGCAAGGCCTACGGCATTCCGGGTAATGAAAACGGCGTGATCGTATTGATGGTGGCACCCGGGAGCGCGGCAAATACGGCGGGAATCATTAAAGGAGATATGATCCGCCAGGTCGGTGAAACCCGGATATATGATCTGGCCGACTTTTTTGAGGCTATTGATTCCAGCGATAACCGCAGCTTCCTATTGAACATTCGCCGGCAGAACACTCAACTTTATGTCAATATTGTCGCGGTTTCGCCGTTATTGCCTGTGGGCGGCCCCGCCGGTTCAGAAGAGGATGATTCCACAGAAGAATCCGAGGGATTAAAGGGGATACCTGCGGAGATACCTCCCCAGGGTAAACCTGAGGTGTCCTCAACGCAGCAGAGCCAGGGGTTTACCACGGCACAGGAAGGCATTGGCATGAACCGCCCTTTGTATGTGCCCGGATATGATCAAACTCAGAGCGGCGAGCCTGAGGATAAAGCCACTCCGTCTCTTAAAGTCATTTCAAATACCGTGACAGGAAATTCTGATAGTGACGATGATTCTCCTGTCTGCAAGAGAATTCAGGATATGACACTCATACTTTAACCGAAACATCGTCAAGAAGAGAAGGAGTAAATATTTGGATCGTCTCAAAGAGTTTCTGGCAAGCTACGTAACAGGGGTGTTTTCGGTTCTCATCGTACTGAACGTGATAATTGTGCTGTTTAGTCTGATGGGGATCGGGTGGGATAAGATGATAAGTGTGCCGGCATATCTTATGGAAGCGTTTCAGGAACCTTCTCACTTCTTTTCTCGGTGGAACTCGACGCTTGATTCTAACAGACAGATCAAAAACGTGGCCGGTGTGATCAGCAGTTCCGACATCCAGCTCGTCTGTTCTGATGAGACTTTTGCGACAGCCGTATCCAAGGTTCGGCCGGCGGTAGTGAATATCTCATGTGAGGCCATCGGGCGTGCCACTGCAGGCTCCGGGAGCCTGCGATTTGATGATGCGGCCCAGGATTTATTGAGCCTGGGCGGCATCGGGTCAGGAATAATCGTTGACCCGGCCGGATACATTCTTACTTGCTACCACGTGGTTTCCCGGGCCTCCAACATCACCGTCACACCCTTCGGCTACGAGGTTAGGCGTTATCCTGCCCGTGTGATTGCCAAGGATGAGGCCGTCAATCTGGCCATACTTCGAATTAACCCCGCATATGAATTGCCTGTGGCGACCTTGGGAGATTCCTCCCAAATGGAAGTAGCCGACATGGTGCTGGCCATTGGGAGTCCCTTCGGGCTTGAGCAGAGCGTGACCCACGGCATTATCAGTGACAACCGTCGGGATATGCTAATCAATGGAAGGGGTTACAGTGGAATGATGCAGACGGACGTACCCATTAACCGGGGCTCCAGCGGGGGACCATTGATAAATGTCAACGGTGAAGTGGTCGGTATCAACATGGCTATCTATGCACCGACAGGAGTTTACAGCGGTGTGAGCTTTGCTCTGCCTATAAATCAGGCCAAACCGCTGATAGCGAGGATAATTAAGTAAAAAATCACTGGAAATCAGGTTATGCAATGAAAAAAATAACAATATTACTCTGGATAGTAAGCACCATAATAATGCTGGTAGTAGCAGTGTTGTTTATTATTGTGAATTCAAGCCCTGCTCATGTGGATCTGTTTTTCATCGAAGGTGATTCTGCGGTATTTATGGTTATATTAGTCTCGTTTTTATTAGGGTTCTTTTCGTGTCTTCTCTTCCTGTGGTTGAGACGGCTTCTGAGGCGTCTTAAAGAGAAGGAGCCATCTCTGATCGGCGAAATTTAAGGGAATTTAAGGTACATGGATAATGGTTGACAGGCTCAAGGGACAGACCCTGGATGATCTTTACGGACCTGAGACGGTAGAGGCAATTCAACCGGGTGAGGTTGATATCGAGCGGGTTTACTGGATACTATTTTGGGCCAACCTGGGGCTTGCTTTTTTAAAGATTACAGTGGGGGCTCTGGGATACAGTCGATTACTTATCATTGACGGGCTGAATTCCGCTGCCAATGCCATGGTGATCACAACGATTCTCTTCGGAGAACGGATGAGTCACCCAGGGACAATGAGCAAGAAATACCCCTATGGCAAGGGAAAGGCCCAGTATCTGGCCGCCTCGCTCGTCGGGATTCTCCTGGCTGCAGGGGCGTCGGTGATTCTGGCCCTGTCCGTCAAGACATTTTTTTCACCCAACAGTTTTGAGCCAACCGGAATAGGACTGGCAACAGCCTTGATTTCCGTGGGTGGAAATTTGATGTTGATTCGATTTCTGAAATACTCCGGCTTGCCCGTTGAAACGGGAAATATCAAGAAGATTGCCCGCCTGCAGACCCTCAATATAGCCGCCTCCTGTGTGGTCATCCTGGCCCTTCTTCTGGGAGGGATATTTGGGTGGTTTATTGCGGAACGAATGGGGAGCATCAGTATTTCGTTATTGGTGCTCTGGTTGAGTCTCAGGATTAAAAAAAGCGCTCTGGACGGGATAATGGATAGAAGCGCTGACAAAAGGACAAATTCCAGGATCTCAACTCTGGTAAGTTCTTTAGATGAAGTTGAGAAGGTACGGTGGATCCGCACGCGTCATGTCGGACAGAACCTTCTTGTTAACCTTTACGTAGGGCTGAAAGGCGACTGTTCGACTAGGCTGGCGGATCAGATCTCCGAACGGATTCGGGAACGCTTATCTTCAAATATGGAAAGGATCTCTCATGTTTCGGTGCACTTCTATCCGGTCTGATTTCCGATTACCCCGTCTGCTTGTGGGCCTTCTGGCAATGGGATTTGCCCTTGTGGTATGGCCTGCGGGGCCAAGACCCCTTCTTCCAACAATACTTCTGCCAGGGCGTCTTTTGGTTACCTTTCTCCCGAGGAATTGAAGGCCACGATTGATCGGGGCGAGATTTTCAATTTGGTGGATGTGCGAAGCGTTCAAGAATACATTGCCGGGCATTTGCCAGGGGCAATTTCGATTCCATACGGGCAATTGCCATACCGCTACCGGCAATTGATGGACCCCAGGACATTAACAGTGATTTACTGTCAGACCGGGTTAAACAGCATCCTCGCCGCTCAAATGCTGGCAGGTCTTGGGTTTTCCGATCTGTATAACCTTTCCGGCGGCTTTAATGGCTGGGAGTACGCGGTTGAATTGAGCAATAGGCGTCAAGTGATCTAACCGCCTGTAATCGTTATATTAAAAGAAAAGAGGAGGGAATTAATGAAACACATCATCATTGGATTTGTGGGGATTATTATAGGGCTGTGGGGGATTGCGCTGAACTGGTACCAATTCCTGGATCTCCTGTGGATATTGATACCCATAGCGGTTCTTTTTGGGGGAATCGTCGCTCTTCTGGCAGGGATAAGCAACTTCAGCAAGAACTCTCAACCTGAAGCCACTGCTGAACCGAACAAGCTTTAAGGGGAATGGAAAAATGACTAAGAGCAGTAAGAAACAACGGGAAGTTATTGAGGAAGAGAAGGGACCGAAGGATAAGATACCGCTGAGCTTTTCTCTTCAATGGCCGATGATGAAGGCGTACCAAGCGGTATCTTCTGTAGTGGACAGTTATAAAAAGATGTTCAAAATCGGTCCT
Coding sequences within it:
- a CDS encoding PDZ domain-containing protein, with amino-acid sequence MNNEGKLCPHNFPLWVAFLMGMVVIIIAIVVFDLVSIRGRMGLDVARSSFDVTSIYQGTSSTQAGLQPASYTKDGEGETGAWLGIEPADVTEDMAKQLGLNISGGVLISKVIEGSPAEKAGLLQGDIIYELDRSEVETSDGLRQLLSESEPGERVRIVLFRDSKRKVIYAKLGEPPEGSTSSVRQIAGEIIPNDLKWGIVVSELTESLRKAYGIPGNENGVIVLMVAPGSAANTAGIIKGDMIRQVGETRIYDLADFFEAIDSSDNRSFLLNIRRQNTQLYVNIVAVSPLLPVGGPAGSEEDDSTEESEGLKGIPAEIPPQGKPEVSSTQQSQGFTTAQEGIGMNRPLYVPGYDQTQSGEPEDKATPSLKVISNTVTGNSDSDDDSPVCKRIQDMTLIL
- a CDS encoding trypsin-like peptidase domain-containing protein → MISVPAYLMEAFQEPSHFFSRWNSTLDSNRQIKNVAGVISSSDIQLVCSDETFATAVSKVRPAVVNISCEAIGRATAGSGSLRFDDAAQDLLSLGGIGSGIIVDPAGYILTCYHVVSRASNITVTPFGYEVRRYPARVIAKDEAVNLAILRINPAYELPVATLGDSSQMEVADMVLAIGSPFGLEQSVTHGIISDNRRDMLINGRGYSGMMQTDVPINRGSSGGPLINVNGEVVGINMAIYAPTGVYSGVSFALPINQAKPLIARIIK
- a CDS encoding DUF1049 domain-containing protein → MKKITILLWIVSTIIMLVVAVLFIIVNSSPAHVDLFFIEGDSAVFMVILVSFLLGFFSCLLFLWLRRLLRRLKEKEPSLIGEI
- a CDS encoding cation transporter — encoded protein: MVDRLKGQTLDDLYGPETVEAIQPGEVDIERVYWILFWANLGLAFLKITVGALGYSRLLIIDGLNSAANAMVITTILFGERMSHPGTMSKKYPYGKGKAQYLAASLVGILLAAGASVILALSVKTFFSPNSFEPTGIGLATALISVGGNLMLIRFLKYSGLPVETGNIKKIARLQTLNIAASCVVILALLLGGIFGWFIAERMGSISISLLVLWLSLRIKKSALDGIMDRSADKRTNSRISTLVSSLDEVEKVRWIRTRHVGQNLLVNLYVGLKGDCSTRLADQISERIRERLSSNMERISHVSVHFYPV
- a CDS encoding rhodanese-like domain-containing protein — protein: MACGAKTPSSNNTSARASFGYLSPEELKATIDRGEIFNLVDVRSVQEYIAGHLPGAISIPYGQLPYRYRQLMDPRTLTVIYCQTGLNSILAAQMLAGLGFSDLYNLSGGFNGWEYAVELSNRRQVI